From a region of the Mycoplasma miroungigenitalium genome:
- a CDS encoding valine--tRNA ligase: MKLNKIYEPNKFESKISKKWKQKAFFSKHDLAKRPFTIILPPPNVTGKLHIGHALNTALQDTIIRYKKLKGYDVFYVAGMDHAGIATQSKVESNIYKLTGKSRHDFGREEFVNKIWDWKHEYSDSIRKQWETLGLGLDYKRERFTLDKESNNAVNKAFIDFYKRGLIYRGTKAINWDPKLKTALSNIEVLPKATEQNMLYIKYPIANSNEFLTIATVRPETMLSDVAVIYNPNDKRYNKLKNIEIVHPLTKKIIPFIADEYTEIEFGSGLMKLSAHAEVDIDIIKKHNLDVIETINQDGFINAPDSIFHGLDRFEARKKIEQYLIDNNLIVKIEKTTSNVGYSERSGEPVEILVMPQWFVKMEELNKLILEHLKTSDSVKFFPKRFKDTLKTWMENAYDWTISRQLWWGHRIPAWYKGDDIKVQESCPGDDWVQDSDVLDTWFSSGLAPFSFLGWPLKKSEDMLNRYFPTSLLVTGYDIIFFWVARMYFFSLAFKNNKPFEHLLLTGLVRDEQGRKMSKSLGNGIDPMEVVEEYGADALRWFLTTNTTPGLDIRYSTEKIKSAWGLCNKIWNIARYIQNLPEDNNKKPSQADRWINNKLVKLNKTIDKAFEKYELTIIGYELNKFIYSDFSSWYVEMLKIMPNKKAALANFKKLLIILHPLLPFITDYLYKTLYNEEILESEPLSLKHSKSNMVNEVDLIIKTVSILRKYREDNGISKKEAIKYDINFVKNSFIIDSIYKLANATIKENKDTVFVDGDLIVNIEESEERKQIYISELKQRILVLESEIKRASQMLNNDNFVAKAPANKIQEERDKLAKFNKEIEKYREELKWKS, encoded by the coding sequence ATGAAATTAAATAAGATTTATGAGCCAAATAAATTTGAATCAAAAATTTCAAAAAAATGAAAACAAAAAGCTTTTTTTAGCAAACACGATTTAGCTAAAAGACCTTTTACTATAATTTTACCTCCGCCAAATGTCACAGGTAAATTGCACATTGGACACGCCTTAAATACAGCACTTCAAGACACCATAATCCGATATAAAAAACTAAAAGGTTATGATGTTTTTTATGTTGCAGGGATGGATCATGCTGGTATTGCTACTCAAAGTAAAGTTGAAAGTAATATTTACAAATTAACCGGAAAATCTAGACATGATTTTGGCCGTGAAGAATTTGTAAATAAAATTTGAGACTGAAAACACGAATACTCAGATTCGATTAGAAAACAATGAGAAACATTAGGGTTAGGTTTAGATTATAAGCGTGAGCGTTTTACTTTAGATAAAGAATCAAATAACGCTGTTAATAAAGCTTTTATAGATTTCTACAAAAGAGGTTTGATTTATCGTGGTACAAAAGCGATTAATTGAGACCCTAAATTAAAAACAGCTTTATCAAACATTGAGGTATTGCCTAAGGCTACCGAACAAAACATGTTATATATTAAATACCCAATTGCAAATTCAAACGAATTTTTAACTATCGCCACAGTAAGACCTGAAACTATGCTTTCTGATGTTGCAGTTATTTACAACCCAAATGATAAACGTTACAACAAATTAAAAAACATTGAAATAGTACACCCATTAACCAAAAAAATTATTCCATTCATTGCTGATGAATATACTGAAATTGAATTTGGCAGCGGATTGATGAAATTATCTGCGCATGCTGAAGTAGATATTGATATTATTAAAAAGCATAATTTAGATGTTATTGAAACGATTAATCAAGACGGTTTTATAAATGCTCCTGACTCAATTTTTCACGGTCTTGATCGTTTTGAAGCTCGTAAAAAGATAGAACAATATTTAATCGATAACAATCTAATTGTTAAAATTGAAAAAACGACTTCAAACGTCGGTTACTCAGAACGAAGCGGTGAACCTGTAGAAATATTGGTTATGCCACAATGATTTGTTAAAATGGAAGAATTGAATAAATTAATCTTGGAACATTTAAAAACAAGTGATTCTGTTAAATTTTTTCCAAAGCGTTTTAAAGATACATTAAAAACGTGAATGGAAAACGCTTATGATTGAACTATTTCACGCCAACTTTGGTGAGGACACCGTATTCCAGCATGATACAAAGGCGATGACATAAAAGTTCAAGAATCTTGCCCCGGTGATGACTGAGTACAAGATAGTGATGTTCTAGATACTTGATTCTCTTCTGGACTTGCACCATTTTCATTTCTTGGATGACCGCTTAAAAAATCGGAGGATATGTTAAATCGCTACTTCCCAACTTCCTTATTAGTTACCGGTTATGACATAATTTTCTTCTGAGTTGCTAGAATGTACTTTTTCTCTTTAGCATTCAAAAACAATAAACCATTCGAACACTTACTATTAACGGGTCTGGTTAGAGATGAACAAGGCCGGAAAATGTCTAAATCGTTAGGTAATGGTATTGACCCAATGGAAGTAGTTGAAGAATATGGGGCTGATGCCTTAAGATGATTCTTAACAACAAATACAACACCGGGATTGGATATTAGATATTCAACAGAGAAAATTAAATCTGCATGAGGATTATGTAACAAAATCTGAAATATTGCAAGATATATTCAAAACCTGCCGGAAGATAATAACAAAAAACCATCACAAGCAGACCGCTGAATTAATAACAAACTTGTTAAATTGAATAAAACAATTGATAAAGCTTTTGAAAAATACGAATTAACAATTATAGGATATGAACTTAACAAATTTATTTATAGCGATTTCTCTTCATGATATGTTGAAATGCTTAAAATTATGCCTAATAAAAAAGCAGCTCTTGCAAACTTTAAAAAATTGTTGATAATCCTTCACCCACTACTACCGTTTATAACTGATTATTTATATAAAACTCTTTATAATGAAGAAATTTTGGAATCTGAGCCTTTAAGTCTTAAACATTCAAAATCTAATATGGTTAATGAAGTAGATTTAATTATTAAAACAGTTTCAATTTTACGTAAATACAGAGAAGACAATGGAATTAGCAAAAAAGAAGCAATCAAATACGATATAAATTTTGTCAAAAATTCATTCATTATAGATTCTATATATAAACTTGCTAACGCTACAATCAAAGAGAATAAAGACACTGTTTTTGTTGATGGAGATTTAATTGTCAATATCGAAGAAAGCGAAGAAAGAAAACAAATATATATTAGTGAGCTTAAACAAAGAATACTCGTTTTAGAAAGCGAAATAAAACGAGCTAGCCAAATGTTGAACAATGATAATTTCGTAGCAAAAGCACCCGCCAATAAAATTCAAGAGGAAAGAGACAAACTTGCTAAATTCAACAAGGAAATTGAGAAATACAGAGAGGAATTAAAATGAAAATCTTAG
- a CDS encoding bifunctional 5,10-methylenetetrahydrofolate dehydrogenase/5,10-methenyltetrahydrofolate cyclohydrolase, which translates to MKILDGKIVAEQRTAELKKEFEQITKQIQRMPILAIIQVGENPSSDKYIEKKIAKAQELGVDARVYRFPDKIRYKSLLKKLDDINDVADGVIVQLPLPETLSTYTQPILDAVRWEKDVDGLSTRNTFNFYNKTDDFSFTPATAQAIMSLIDYYNIEVSDKRVAVIGRSNLVGKPTAALFKNRNATVSTHNRESGIKGVENADILVVATGVPNLICKKHIKEGAVVIDVGTTWIEKDNKRVLCGDVNQEGLAEHISALAPTPGGVGPLTVICLFQNLLNALKNNHNI; encoded by the coding sequence ATGAAAATCTTAGACGGAAAAATCGTAGCAGAACAAAGGACTGCTGAATTAAAAAAAGAATTTGAACAAATAACCAAACAAATACAAAGAATGCCGATTTTGGCAATAATCCAAGTTGGTGAAAACCCATCATCCGATAAATATATTGAGAAAAAAATAGCTAAAGCTCAAGAGCTGGGCGTTGATGCTAGAGTTTATAGATTTCCTGATAAGATTAGATATAAATCATTATTAAAAAAACTTGATGACATAAACGATGTGGCAGATGGAGTTATAGTACAGCTTCCATTGCCTGAAACATTAAGCACTTACACGCAACCAATATTGGATGCTGTAAGATGAGAAAAAGATGTTGATGGTCTAAGCACTAGAAACACTTTTAACTTTTATAACAAAACAGACGATTTCAGTTTTACACCTGCCACTGCTCAAGCAATAATGTCGTTAATTGATTACTACAATATCGAAGTCTCAGATAAAAGAGTTGCTGTTATCGGTAGAAGTAATTTAGTCGGAAAACCAACAGCAGCATTATTTAAAAACAGAAATGCTACCGTTTCAACTCACAACCGTGAATCTGGAATTAAAGGAGTTGAGAACGCCGATATTTTAGTCGTTGCAACCGGAGTACCAAACTTGATTTGCAAAAAACATATTAAAGAGGGCGCTGTTGTAATTGATGTTGGTACTACTTGAATCGAAAAAGATAATAAAAGAGTTCTATGTGGAGATGTTAACCAAGAAGGTTTAGCCGAACATATTTCGGCGCTAGCGCCAACCCCGGGGGGCGTTGGACCATTGACAGTAATTTGTCTATTCCAAAACCTATTAAACGCCTTAAAAAATAATCACAACATTTAA
- a CDS encoding phosphotransacetylase, whose product MKFTSLIQHNIEKIKNKKRIIIVDGDDIRAQEAAQILEQYSNLEVVLLVEKDININTKAQVININSDLAKQQHLANEMFKQRQAAADAKGKENKDTLEVCQKAMSQRPFYAMMMLQLGEVDGVVGGLIYSTADMLRAAFKVIGTAKGIKTISSVMVMHKEEQTLFFSDISVNPKPDQAGLTDIGINAANFVKSFGIDPKVAFLSFSTNYSAKTPKTEMVHNATIDFNNKYQSTPAIGEIQLDAALDMEVRKSKYTLDSFNEPANTLIFPNLEAGNIGYKLVQRLAGYGAIGPIIVGTKKPVNDLSRGAKVNDVVNTVLITMIQSEGEK is encoded by the coding sequence ATGAAATTTACATCTTTAATTCAACACAACATTGAAAAAATTAAAAATAAAAAAAGAATCATCATCGTTGATGGTGATGATATTAGAGCTCAAGAAGCAGCCCAAATTTTAGAGCAATACTCAAATTTAGAAGTTGTTTTATTAGTCGAAAAAGACATTAATATAAACACTAAAGCACAAGTAATAAACATTAATTCAGACTTAGCGAAACAACAACATTTAGCTAACGAAATGTTTAAACAACGTCAAGCAGCTGCTGATGCTAAGGGTAAAGAGAATAAAGACACATTAGAAGTTTGTCAAAAAGCAATGTCACAAAGACCTTTTTATGCAATGATGATGTTACAACTTGGAGAGGTTGATGGTGTTGTTGGCGGTTTAATTTATTCAACCGCAGACATGCTAAGAGCGGCTTTTAAAGTAATAGGTACTGCAAAAGGAATTAAGACTATAAGTTCAGTTATGGTAATGCATAAAGAAGAACAAACATTGTTCTTTAGCGATATCTCAGTAAACCCAAAACCTGATCAAGCAGGACTAACAGATATTGGTATTAATGCTGCCAATTTTGTTAAAAGTTTTGGCATCGACCCTAAAGTTGCATTTTTAAGTTTTTCTACAAACTATAGTGCAAAAACACCAAAAACAGAAATGGTTCACAACGCAACAATAGACTTCAATAATAAATACCAAAGCACACCGGCAATTGGCGAAATCCAACTTGATGCTGCTTTAGATATGGAGGTTAGAAAATCTAAATATACTTTAGACTCTTTTAACGAACCAGCGAATACACTAATATTCCCAAATCTTGAAGCTGGAAATATTGGTTATAAATTAGTACAACGTTTAGCTGGTTACGGGGCTATCGGTCCTATTATTGTTGGTACTAAAAAACCAGTTAACGACTTATCAAGAGGAGCTAAAGTTAATGATGTTGTTAACACAGTTTTAATTACAATGATTCAAAGTGAAGGAGAAAAATAA
- a CDS encoding acetate/propionate family kinase has protein sequence MQNKVLVINAGSSSIKLQLLEKDSLKVVASGLAERITLQQGIITIKTDTDKFIKNVNMPNHTVAAQNILSLMSEAKLIEDIKEIEIIGFRVVHGGTFFSKTAEITDEVVSVIEKCADYAPLHNPGALQAINAFRDVMPHAKLAAEFDTSFHTTIPDVNAIYPIPYEWSEKFGIRRFGFHGISHQFITEKISEILNKDSVNIINAHIGNGASICAIKNSKSFDTTMGLTPLAGVMMGTRSGDVDPALVEFLCHHLNQSVDEVTSALNKKSGLLGVSGISSDMRDIEKAIKEKNPRAIFTWDLYVQKIVDFIANYANKVGSLDAIVFTAGVGENSPELRQSVIDKINFANIKLDHSINTSKIGEFALISTPDSAVKVYVIRTNEELLIAKNAIKLFN, from the coding sequence ATGCAAAACAAAGTTTTAGTAATTAATGCAGGTTCAAGCTCAATAAAACTTCAATTACTTGAAAAAGATTCATTAAAAGTGGTTGCTAGTGGGCTTGCTGAAAGAATTACCTTGCAACAAGGTATAATAACAATTAAAACCGACACTGATAAATTTATTAAAAATGTTAATATGCCTAACCACACGGTTGCGGCGCAAAATATACTATCTTTAATGTCGGAAGCAAAATTAATCGAAGATATTAAAGAAATTGAAATTATAGGATTCAGAGTTGTTCATGGAGGAACATTTTTCTCAAAAACAGCCGAAATTACTGATGAAGTAGTTTCTGTTATTGAAAAATGTGCTGATTATGCACCATTGCATAACCCAGGGGCTTTACAAGCAATTAATGCTTTCAGAGATGTGATGCCTCACGCAAAACTGGCTGCAGAATTTGATACATCTTTCCACACAACAATTCCAGATGTTAATGCCATTTATCCAATCCCGTATGAATGGAGTGAAAAATTCGGCATTCGTAGATTTGGTTTCCACGGAATTTCTCACCAATTCATAACTGAAAAAATTAGTGAAATATTGAATAAAGATTCAGTAAATATTATTAATGCCCACATTGGTAACGGCGCAAGTATTTGTGCAATCAAAAACTCTAAGTCATTTGATACAACTATGGGACTTACTCCGTTGGCCGGTGTTATGATGGGAACTAGATCTGGTGATGTAGATCCTGCACTCGTGGAATTCTTATGTCACCATTTAAACCAAAGCGTTGATGAGGTAACATCCGCTTTAAATAAAAAATCTGGTTTATTAGGTGTTTCAGGAATTTCTTCAGATATGCGTGATATTGAAAAAGCTATTAAAGAAAAAAATCCGCGTGCTATTTTCACCTGAGATTTATATGTACAAAAAATTGTTGACTTTATCGCAAACTATGCTAATAAAGTTGGTTCATTAGACGCAATAGTGTTTACAGCCGGCGTCGGTGAAAACTCTCCAGAACTACGTCAAAGCGTAATTGATAAAATCAATTTTGCAAATATTAAACTAGACCATTCAATCAATACTTCTAAAATTGGTGAATTTGCTTTAATTTCTACTCCTGACAGTGCTGTCAAAGTTTATGTAATCAGAACAAACGAAGAATTACTAATAGCTAAAAACGCAATAAAATTATTTAATTAA
- the coaD gene encoding pantetheine-phosphate adenylyltransferase, translated as MKTKAIYAGSFDPLHTGHIAVVNKALKFVDKLLLVVSNNPDKNNIDNLLDRFEYVKNYFKNNENVEVIFNKNELIGNIAKRYKINLLIRSARNDADYQTELDIAAGNHTVNPELETILIIPDYEMIGISSTLIRHIKALEKEGN; from the coding sequence ATGAAAACAAAAGCAATTTATGCAGGTTCATTTGACCCGCTTCATACTGGTCACATAGCCGTAGTAAATAAAGCTTTAAAATTCGTTGACAAATTATTGTTAGTGGTCTCAAACAATCCCGATAAAAATAATATAGATAATCTTTTAGATAGATTTGAATATGTAAAAAACTATTTTAAAAATAATGAAAATGTTGAAGTTATTTTCAACAAAAATGAATTAATTGGAAATATTGCTAAACGTTACAAAATTAATTTACTAATAAGATCTGCTCGCAACGATGCAGATTATCAAACTGAACTTGATATAGCCGCAGGAAATCACACCGTAAATCCTGAGCTTGAAACTATATTAATAATTCCTGATTATGAAATGATAGGCATAAGCTCAACTTTAATAAGACATATTAAAGCTTTGGAAAAGGAAGGTAATTAA
- the yihA gene encoding ribosome biogenesis GTP-binding protein YihA/YsxC, which yields MWRFITSSLEKQSWHNTNGNQVVFWGRSNVGKSSLLNALTGQKVSFVSKKPGRTQLINFFADNNDKYIVDLPGYGYAEMSKTKQEHMLKCIKDYLTLDKNPKHIFLLIDSRTGITKIDFETLSWLQKLPWDISIIYTKIDKLNQKDRSTLIKKHESLIEKKLLNSYLNTHWVSAEKKLNLDELVLEIESILYPDFETDE from the coding sequence ATGTGAAGATTCATAACAAGTTCACTTGAAAAACAATCGTGACATAATACTAATGGCAACCAGGTTGTTTTTTGAGGCCGTTCAAATGTTGGTAAATCATCATTATTGAATGCTTTAACAGGCCAAAAAGTTTCTTTTGTTTCAAAAAAACCGGGACGAACTCAATTAATAAACTTTTTTGCCGACAATAATGATAAATATATCGTTGATTTGCCAGGTTATGGATACGCCGAAATGAGCAAAACAAAGCAAGAGCATATGTTGAAATGTATTAAAGACTATTTGACTCTTGATAAAAATCCAAAACATATATTTTTATTAATAGATTCAAGAACCGGCATTACAAAAATTGATTTTGAAACGTTATCTTGACTGCAAAAACTTCCCTGAGATATTTCCATAATATACACAAAAATAGATAAATTAAATCAAAAAGACCGCTCAACATTAATTAAAAAACATGAGTCATTAATTGAAAAAAAACTATTAAATTCATATTTAAATACACATTGAGTTTCAGCGGAAAAGAAATTAAATTTAGATGAATTAGTCTTAGAAATTGAGTCAATATTGTATCCAGACTTCGAGACCGATGAGTAA
- a CDS encoding MAG1430 family protein: MKKNRKFIIGSSIAISCATAGVVLTTVFANFNHAKKPATKLIANYSFVLGSGFNEHNKLENHYASDFAYASYYDSRTSYSSSQFLFQPKLKNTSTADNHYWPYQLEIGYDYEKSPVEDYKQRQLNKLFELKNIKTGAPVDVLKQTHNIYYHSYANDLDGTLYLNVLLEDKNSDKEILDKSTSDSARIDKWKIKTFKITGFKKMDINSMSELTMNSTTQTSLLSGFSILESASLRELLNKGEYKNTLDNTEAQISKVSDLLDKNVLPSSKATDEKIIKENNEKVNKYLNISRTNFNNKLFEIDNSKPMWFTKTDNPDKLLLHYYVLRNIPSASESNLTKNTQIAVESEQTQVVYFNYYHLKNLAQNVVISGKENVNLGEYSQEGSSALSFYRNSNYNANNSSGGYFDQLDLKFKEDLDFNTLSNHENLSDSEKSLNNYSLKFVTDNYYKPKAKNETQSISDTPFIGKQEDDKIVFALGLSSDKISSSNGINTYYWPYELTGFKKISK; the protein is encoded by the coding sequence ATGAAAAAAAATCGTAAATTTATAATTGGTAGTTCAATAGCTATTAGTTGTGCTACTGCAGGTGTTGTGTTAACAACAGTTTTTGCAAATTTCAATCATGCTAAAAAGCCTGCAACAAAATTAATAGCAAATTATTCTTTCGTATTAGGCTCAGGTTTTAATGAACATAACAAACTTGAAAACCATTATGCTAGCGACTTTGCTTATGCCTCATACTACGACTCAAGAACATCATACTCAAGTTCTCAATTTCTTTTTCAACCTAAATTAAAAAATACATCTACCGCCGACAACCATTATTGACCTTATCAGTTAGAAATTGGTTATGACTACGAAAAATCTCCAGTTGAAGACTATAAACAAAGACAATTAAATAAGCTTTTCGAATTGAAAAATATTAAAACGGGTGCTCCGGTTGATGTATTAAAACAAACACACAATATTTATTACCATTCATATGCGAACGATTTAGACGGAACACTTTATTTGAACGTTCTTTTAGAGGACAAAAACAGCGATAAAGAGATTTTGGATAAATCAACTAGTGATTCCGCTAGAATTGACAAATGAAAAATCAAAACTTTTAAAATAACTGGATTTAAAAAGATGGATATTAATTCGATGTCTGAACTAACCATGAATTCAACTACACAAACATCATTGCTTAGTGGATTCAGCATCCTTGAAAGCGCCTCTTTAAGAGAACTATTAAACAAAGGAGAGTATAAAAATACTTTAGACAATACTGAAGCACAAATTTCGAAAGTAAGTGACCTATTAGATAAAAATGTGTTGCCTTCATCAAAAGCAACCGATGAAAAAATTATTAAAGAAAATAATGAAAAAGTTAATAAATATTTAAACATTTCGAGAACTAATTTCAATAATAAATTGTTCGAAATTGATAATTCTAAACCAATGTGATTTACTAAAACGGATAATCCAGATAAATTATTATTACATTATTACGTTCTAAGAAATATCCCTTCTGCATCCGAATCAAATTTAACCAAAAATACTCAAATCGCAGTTGAATCGGAACAAACACAGGTCGTTTACTTTAATTATTACCACCTTAAGAACCTAGCGCAAAACGTAGTAATTTCTGGTAAAGAAAATGTTAATCTTGGAGAATATTCGCAAGAAGGATCAAGCGCTCTTTCATTCTACCGTAATTCGAACTATAATGCTAATAATTCTAGCGGGGGATATTTTGACCAACTGGATTTAAAATTTAAAGAAGATTTGGATTTTAACACGTTATCAAACCATGAAAATTTATCCGATTCGGAAAAATCATTGAATAATTATTCATTGAAATTTGTGACGGACAACTACTATAAACCTAAGGCAAAAAATGAAACCCAAAGCATTTCCGATACCCCATTCATTGGTAAACAAGAAGATGATAAAATCGTATTTGCATTAGGTTTGAGTTCTGACAAAATATCTTCTTCAAACGGAATCAACACTTATTACTGACCTTATGAATTAACCGGTTTTAAAAAAATAAGTAAATAA
- the pyk gene encoding pyruvate kinase, whose protein sequence is MKLNNHKEKLTITAGPASSSLEIVKQIIEAGATCIRANFSHGTLEEQKMKFETAKQAAKELGVNISLMLDTKGPEVRVGKMKDGAYPIAQGQELKILTTPEAFANVIGDDKQVTVPYDMSKDLKIGDKVLFDDGKLTSTVTKVVPGEITVVTANAHVLKTNKRINLPNVDFSLPFLSEKDIQDVTFGAKYGVDYVAASFVNSAKNVNDLRKLLVENGGSQIQIISKIESQIGINNIDEIIEASDGIMVARGDLGLEIPYYEVPYWQMQIIDKCRKAGKVVVVATQMLDSLENNPQPTRAEVSDVYWATSYGADSTMLSNETAAGKYPVTAVQVMRTINKKAENDYYNTPSYTDWINSLLSKLDKKDDLVKNVVNSVLQNKPKFTIVVTKDTSLLRKLSQFRLNTMIIGVLDNDKLATSFGLTSGVKIVTNTAKLFDELTLKPTDLNNVLNQLEIANGDKYLTLVNEKLELKTK, encoded by the coding sequence ATGAAATTAAATAATCACAAAGAAAAACTTACTATTACAGCTGGGCCGGCAAGTTCAAGCCTAGAAATAGTTAAACAAATTATTGAAGCTGGTGCTACATGTATTAGAGCTAACTTTAGCCACGGCACACTAGAAGAACAAAAAATGAAATTCGAAACCGCTAAACAAGCAGCCAAAGAATTAGGTGTTAATATTTCGCTTATGTTAGACACTAAAGGGCCTGAAGTTAGAGTCGGCAAGATGAAAGATGGAGCATATCCAATCGCTCAAGGTCAAGAACTAAAAATTCTAACTACTCCTGAAGCTTTTGCTAATGTTATTGGTGACGATAAACAAGTAACCGTACCATACGATATGAGTAAAGACTTAAAAATCGGAGATAAAGTTCTATTTGATGACGGTAAACTAACATCAACCGTTACTAAAGTTGTGCCGGGTGAAATTACTGTTGTTACAGCAAATGCTCATGTTTTAAAAACAAATAAAAGAATTAACCTACCAAATGTAGATTTCTCACTTCCATTTCTAAGCGAAAAAGACATTCAAGACGTTACATTTGGTGCTAAATATGGTGTAGACTATGTTGCTGCATCATTTGTTAACAGTGCCAAAAATGTTAATGACTTAAGAAAACTATTAGTTGAAAATGGTGGATCGCAAATCCAAATTATTTCTAAAATCGAAAGCCAAATCGGTATTAACAATATCGATGAAATAATCGAAGCAAGTGATGGTATCATGGTTGCTCGTGGAGACTTAGGTCTAGAAATACCTTACTACGAAGTTCCATACTGACAAATGCAAATTATTGATAAATGCCGCAAAGCAGGCAAAGTGGTTGTTGTAGCAACACAAATGCTTGACTCATTAGAAAATAACCCACAACCTACGAGAGCAGAAGTGAGTGATGTGTATTGAGCAACATCATATGGTGCTGATTCAACAATGCTCTCAAACGAAACTGCTGCTGGTAAATATCCAGTAACTGCTGTTCAAGTAATGAGAACAATCAACAAAAAAGCAGAAAATGATTATTACAATACACCTTCATACACAGACTGAATCAATTCATTATTAAGCAAATTAGACAAAAAAGATGATTTAGTTAAAAATGTTGTGAACTCTGTTTTACAAAACAAACCTAAATTCACTATTGTTGTAACTAAAGATACTTCGCTATTACGTAAACTTTCACAATTCAGATTAAATACAATGATAATCGGTGTTTTAGATAACGACAAATTAGCAACAAGTTTTGGTTTAACATCGGGTGTTAAAATCGTTACAAATACAGCAAAATTATTTGATGAATTAACACTAAAACCAACTGATTTAAACAATGTTCTAAACCAATTAGAAATTGCTAATGGCGATAAATATCTAACATTAGTTAACGAAAAATTAGAACTAAAAACTAAATAA
- a CDS encoding thermonuclease family protein encodes MKHKFFLHLTFGSIITTTSFSSACVLNIDQNAYSENNSVHDKSNSPTNQSFNLNIFDLKSDKLLYDLSDELAANKATRVSLDFVKDGDTFRFKHKNVLYNVRFSGVDTPEKMRKTDSGNWEKTTGKQYEYGMLATKFTTSVLTIVGGEIYIIPQPTKGGETNISDHYGRIVGIVYVKYNNNWYNLNSEIVRLGYGRKYYISSSKRSKYYNHNSAYIAQLNSSEKFARENRLGIYSVDGALEEIYPW; translated from the coding sequence GTGAAACATAAATTTTTTCTGCATTTAACTTTTGGTTCAATTATCACTACGACCAGTTTTTCCTCGGCCTGTGTTTTAAATATTGACCAAAACGCATATAGTGAAAACAATTCGGTGCATGATAAATCGAACAGCCCAACTAATCAATCATTCAACCTCAACATCTTTGATTTGAAAAGCGACAAATTATTATATGATTTGTCCGATGAATTAGCCGCAAACAAAGCAACTAGGGTTAGTTTGGATTTTGTTAAAGATGGTGACACATTTAGATTTAAACATAAAAATGTACTCTACAATGTTCGTTTTTCTGGAGTTGATACTCCGGAAAAAATGCGCAAGACTGATAGTGGCAACTGAGAAAAAACCACCGGTAAACAATATGAATACGGCATGTTAGCCACTAAATTCACAACAAGTGTACTGACAATAGTTGGAGGCGAAATCTATATAATTCCTCAGCCAACTAAAGGTGGAGAAACAAACATATCAGATCATTATGGTCGTATTGTCGGAATAGTTTATGTTAAATATAACAATAACTGATACAACTTAAATTCCGAAATAGTGCGCCTAGGTTACGGCCGAAAATATTACATTTCTTCTTCAAAACGAAGTAAATATTACAACCATAATTCGGCATATATAGCTCAATTAAATTCCTCGGAAAAGTTTGCTCGCGAAAATCGTTTAGGTATATACAGCGTGGATGGGGCATTAGAAGAAATATACCCATGATAA